The proteins below are encoded in one region of Armatimonadota bacterium:
- the rplT gene encoding 50S ribosomal protein L20 — protein MPRVKRGIMTHKRHKKVIDRAKGSWGNRSHLFKTANEAVAHALQYAYRDRRNRKREFRRLWIARINAAARQEGITYSRFIEGLTKAGIEIDRKVLADMAVNDRAGFADLVQKVQQPAA, from the coding sequence ATGCCACGAGTCAAGCGTGGGATTATGACCCATAAGAGGCATAAGAAGGTCATTGACCGTGCCAAGGGATCTTGGGGAAACAGAAGTCATCTGTTCAAGACGGCAAATGAAGCAGTAGCGCACGCGCTTCAGTATGCATACAGGGACCGACGGAACCGCAAGCGGGAGTTTCGCCGCCTGTGGATCGCTCGCATTAACGCGGCTGCGCGGCAGGAGGGCATCACGTACAGCCGGTTCATCGAGGGCCTGACGAAGGCCGGGATTGAGATTGACCGCAAGGTGCTCGCGGACATGGCGGTGAACGACCGTGCAGGTTTCGCCGACCTGGTGCAGAAGGTTCAGCAGCCGGCAGCCTGA
- the rpmI gene encoding 50S ribosomal protein L35, giving the protein MPKMKTKKAAAKRFTLTGTGKLMHRSSGKGHLMMKKCAARRRSLGLETTIPTGDRRRVRRMMPGTSA; this is encoded by the coding sequence ATGCCCAAGATGAAGACGAAGAAGGCCGCAGCGAAGCGGTTTACCCTTACCGGCACCGGGAAGCTCATGCACCGGAGTTCCGGGAAGGGTCATCTTATGATGAAGAAGTGCGCTGCCCGCAGGCGGAGTCTGGGTCTGGAGACCACGATACCGACCGGCGACCGCCGCAGAGTGCGCCGTATGATGCCCGGGACCAGCGCCTGA
- the thrS gene encoding threonine--tRNA ligase, with the protein MTLRHSASHVMAQAVTDLYPGVKLGIGPAIEDGFYYDFDLPVGFAPEDLEKIEARMKEIVKANLPLVRREVTREEAKKIFADQPYKLELIREIEDETITVYQEGDFTDLCRGPHVNYTSKVKAFKLLSVAGAYWRGSEKNPMLQRIYGTAFPTKDELEEHLARLEEARKRDHRKIGRELDLFSFHDEGPGFPFWHPKGMIVFNELLGYWQRMHRERGYCEVRTPMILSEALWHQSGHWDTYRENMYFVDIDEQKYAVKPMNCPGLILIYKNDLRSYRDLPMKFAELGHVHRHEKSGVLHGLFRVRSFTQDDAHVFCTPDQVQDEIIKIMDLIQTIYAKFGFTEYRIELSTRPEKSIGTDEMWETAEKALHEALKKMGIEYQLNPGDGAFYGPKIDFHITDSMKRSWQLGTIQLDFSMPERFECEYIGDDGKAHRPVMIHRAALGSMERFMGIIIEEYAGAFPLWLAPTQAVILPIADRHHEYAHGLASKLCEMGMRADVDERNEKTGFKIREAQMQKVPFMLVVGDREQESSSVSVRQREKGDLGSMRTEEFMELIRKELTD; encoded by the coding sequence ATGACGCTCAGACACAGCGCCTCGCACGTGATGGCGCAGGCAGTGACCGACCTCTACCCGGGGGTCAAGCTCGGAATCGGTCCGGCGATCGAGGACGGCTTCTATTACGACTTCGACCTGCCGGTAGGTTTCGCGCCCGAGGACCTGGAGAAGATCGAGGCCCGGATGAAGGAGATCGTCAAGGCGAACCTCCCGCTGGTCCGGCGCGAGGTGACCAGGGAAGAGGCCAAGAAGATCTTCGCCGATCAGCCGTACAAGCTCGAACTGATCCGCGAGATCGAGGACGAAACCATCACTGTCTACCAGGAGGGCGATTTCACGGACCTCTGCCGGGGTCCGCACGTCAACTACACCAGCAAGGTCAAGGCGTTCAAGCTGCTGAGCGTCGCCGGCGCGTACTGGCGCGGCAGCGAGAAGAACCCGATGCTCCAGCGCATCTACGGCACGGCGTTCCCCACGAAGGACGAACTCGAGGAGCATCTCGCCAGGCTCGAAGAGGCTCGGAAGCGCGACCACCGGAAGATCGGGCGCGAACTCGATCTATTCAGTTTCCACGACGAAGGTCCGGGATTCCCGTTCTGGCATCCGAAGGGTATGATCGTCTTCAATGAGCTGCTCGGGTACTGGCAGAGAATGCATCGCGAGCGCGGCTACTGTGAGGTCCGCACGCCGATGATCCTCAGCGAGGCGCTCTGGCATCAGAGCGGCCACTGGGACACCTACCGCGAGAACATGTACTTCGTCGACATCGACGAGCAGAAGTACGCCGTCAAGCCGATGAACTGCCCGGGCCTGATACTGATCTACAAGAACGACCTGCGCTCGTACCGCGACCTGCCGATGAAGTTCGCCGAGCTGGGGCACGTCCACCGGCACGAGAAATCGGGCGTCCTGCACGGGCTGTTCCGCGTCCGCTCGTTTACCCAGGACGACGCGCACGTCTTCTGCACGCCGGATCAGGTTCAGGACGAGATCATCAAGATTATGGACCTGATCCAGACGATCTACGCCAAGTTTGGATTCACGGAGTACCGGATCGAACTGAGCACACGGCCCGAGAAGTCAATCGGCACGGACGAGATGTGGGAGACCGCAGAGAAGGCGCTCCACGAGGCGCTCAAGAAGATGGGGATCGAGTACCAGCTCAATCCAGGCGACGGCGCGTTCTACGGCCCGAAGATTGACTTCCACATAACGGACTCGATGAAGCGCTCGTGGCAGCTCGGCACGATCCAGCTCGACTTCTCGATGCCCGAGCGGTTCGAGTGCGAGTACATCGGAGACGACGGGAAGGCGCATCGTCCGGTCATGATCCACCGCGCGGCGCTCGGATCGATGGAGCGGTTCATGGGAATCATCATCGAGGAGTACGCGGGGGCGTTCCCTCTGTGGCTCGCACCGACTCAGGCGGTGATCCTCCCGATCGCGGACCGGCATCACGAATACGCTCACGGGTTGGCATCGAAACTTTGCGAGATGGGAATGAGGGCGGACGTTGATGAGCGGAACGAGAAGACGGGCTTCAAGATCCGCGAGGCCCAAATGCAGAAGGTTCCGTTCATGCTGGTAGTCGGCGATAGGGAACAGGAATCGAGCAGCGTCTCCGTGAGGCAGAGAGAGAAAGGCGACCTCGGCTCCATGCGAACGGAGGAGTTCATGGAACTCATCCGTAAAGAGTTGACAGACTGA
- a CDS encoding phenylalanine--tRNA ligase subunit beta gives MAGLEVEEIRETDGDAVLVTYVTPNRSDLLSVLGVAREVSALLDLPLNAPCPSLDESDTGASSLASVEILSPVSCPRYSARILTGITITDSPVWMQRRLLAAGMRPINNVVDATNYVLLELGQPLHAFDYDLLADHRIIVRQAKAGERIVTIDGEERTLDEDVLVIADPKHAVAIAGVMGGLDSEVSERTTNLLLESAHFNRLSIRRTARKLGMSTEASYRFERGVDPELTIRALDRVSALIQETGGGEIARGVIDAYPDRICPTELTLRPDRARMMLGMDIEDNLMFEYLSRLGMGVSKADDFRITVPTFRPDIAREVDLIEEVGRVHGYENIPETLPTGRTMQGSDSAQGKFQKRVTELLISCGLQEVVTNTMVPTEPGGDGQVSVRNALSDELCCLRCHLIPNLLRVLSYNSGRGSKDLGVFEVGHVFEPEGDSAVVERRSIAAAITGSMWEKPWNVEKGSLVADYHACKGVLEALLGRIGIDDIAYVPKAAPGFHPNRSAVVLAGGTELGVIGEISSDRAAEYDLSGRVCAFELNAEPIMGLISSGRKYAPVSRYPSSARDLAVVVADDVTYKQVSDIIIAQAGELLESATLFDLYQGQPLPAGHKSLAFNIVFRSNERTLRDEEVDERLDCIRKVLAGELAASFR, from the coding sequence ATGGCGGGGTTGGAAGTGGAGGAGATTCGCGAAACGGACGGCGACGCGGTCTTAGTCACCTACGTCACGCCAAACCGATCAGACCTGCTCTCGGTGCTCGGCGTAGCGAGAGAGGTATCGGCACTTCTCGACCTTCCACTGAATGCGCCCTGCCCCTCGCTGGACGAGAGCGACACTGGCGCATCGAGCCTGGCCTCGGTTGAGATCCTGAGCCCAGTTAGCTGCCCCAGGTACTCAGCGCGGATTCTGACCGGCATCACCATAACCGATTCGCCAGTGTGGATGCAGAGGAGACTTCTCGCGGCGGGCATGCGGCCGATCAACAACGTCGTCGACGCGACGAACTACGTGCTTCTCGAACTCGGCCAGCCGCTCCACGCATTCGACTACGACTTGCTAGCAGATCACAGAATCATCGTGCGCCAGGCCAAGGCGGGCGAGCGGATCGTTACCATAGACGGTGAAGAGCGGACCCTGGACGAAGATGTTCTGGTGATCGCCGACCCGAAACATGCCGTCGCCATTGCGGGAGTGATGGGCGGCCTCGATTCGGAGGTCAGCGAACGCACGACGAATCTGCTCCTCGAGTCCGCGCACTTCAACAGACTCTCGATCAGGCGCACCGCTCGCAAACTCGGGATGTCCACGGAGGCCTCGTATCGTTTCGAGCGCGGCGTGGACCCTGAACTGACCATCAGGGCACTGGACAGGGTATCGGCGCTCATCCAAGAGACGGGTGGCGGCGAGATCGCCCGGGGGGTCATTGACGCATACCCGGATCGGATCTGCCCGACGGAACTCACCCTCCGTCCGGACCGGGCTCGGATGATGCTCGGCATGGACATCGAGGACAACCTGATGTTCGAGTACCTCTCCAGGCTCGGCATGGGGGTCAGCAAGGCCGACGACTTCCGTATCACGGTCCCGACCTTCCGTCCAGACATCGCACGGGAGGTTGACCTAATCGAGGAGGTGGGTAGAGTCCACGGATATGAGAACATCCCTGAGACTCTTCCGACCGGCCGCACGATGCAGGGATCGGACAGCGCCCAGGGCAAGTTTCAGAAACGGGTCACGGAACTGCTGATATCCTGCGGCCTGCAGGAGGTCGTCACGAACACGATGGTGCCCACCGAACCCGGGGGGGACGGACAGGTTTCGGTAAGGAATGCTCTCAGCGACGAACTATGCTGTCTCAGATGCCATCTCATACCGAACCTGCTTCGCGTCCTGTCCTACAATTCCGGCAGAGGCTCAAAGGATCTGGGGGTGTTCGAGGTGGGTCACGTCTTCGAGCCCGAGGGCGACTCCGCCGTAGTGGAGCGCCGAAGCATCGCGGCCGCGATCACAGGCAGCATGTGGGAGAAGCCGTGGAACGTGGAGAAGGGCTCCCTCGTTGCGGACTATCATGCGTGCAAGGGAGTTCTCGAAGCGCTGCTCGGACGAATCGGCATTGATGACATCGCCTATGTCCCAAAGGCCGCGCCCGGATTCCACCCGAACAGATCGGCCGTAGTGCTGGCCGGCGGGACCGAACTGGGCGTGATCGGCGAGATCAGCTCCGATAGAGCGGCCGAGTACGACCTTTCAGGCAGGGTGTGCGCATTCGAACTAAATGCCGAACCCATCATGGGCCTGATATCGAGCGGCAGAAAGTACGCGCCGGTCTCCAGGTACCCATCCAGCGCCCGGGATCTGGCGGTCGTCGTCGCGGACGACGTCACCTACAAGCAGGTCAGCGACATCATCATCGCGCAGGCCGGCGAATTGCTTGAGAGCGCGACCTTGTTTGATCTCTATCAGGGGCAGCCGCTGCCCGCCGGACATAAGAGTCTGGCCTTCAACATCGTGTTTCGCTCGAACGAACGCACTCTTCGCGATGAAGAAGTGGATGAACGCCTGGATTGCATCAGGAAGGTGCTTGCCGGGGAATTGGCTGCATCGTTCCGTTAG
- the infC gene encoding translation initiation factor IF-3 — protein sequence MNRDLRVNERIRVRECRLVDDEGEQLGVLPVREALALARERGLDLIEVSPTAVPPVCKIMDYGKHKYEQGKRDRDARKKHHVSEMKTVKMRPGTDEHDFQFKMKHALNFLGDGDKVKVTIQFKSREITHPEIARRAMDRIVEATAEIASVEKPPAIEGRAMTMILSPKS from the coding sequence ATAAACAGAGATCTCAGGGTGAATGAGCGCATCCGCGTACGCGAGTGCCGGCTGGTGGATGACGAGGGGGAACAGCTCGGCGTCCTACCGGTCCGCGAGGCGTTAGCACTTGCCAGGGAGAGGGGTCTAGACCTTATCGAAGTCTCCCCGACCGCCGTTCCTCCCGTGTGCAAGATCATGGACTACGGCAAGCACAAGTACGAGCAGGGAAAGCGCGACCGGGACGCCCGCAAGAAACATCACGTCTCCGAGATGAAGACAGTGAAGATGAGGCCCGGGACCGATGAACACGATTTCCAGTTCAAGATGAAGCATGCTCTGAACTTCCTTGGTGACGGGGACAAGGTGAAAGTCACCATACAGTTCAAGAGCAGGGAGATCACACACCCGGAGATCGCCCGCAGGGCGATGGACCGCATCGTGGAAGCAACAGCGGAGATTGCCAGCGTCGAGAAGCCGCCCGCAATCGAGGGCCGCGCGATGACGATGATCCTAAGCCCCAAGAGTTGA
- the pheS gene encoding phenylalanine--tRNA ligase subunit alpha, which yields MTHEAVSLQEKLTSLRIEAERAIDAVATSADVNDVQVKYLGRKGLVTELLRSVGEVPAEQRPEFGRRTNELRTHLEGRLAAKGESIRADEEGRRLAQESLDVTLPGRMFRVGRRHLLTTTIERVKEIFIGLGYEVLESPELEQYRYNFDSLNYPEDHPAMDEQMSFYITDDLLLRTQTTALQGRVFETRQPPLRIATVGRCFRYEAVDATHSHTFQQVDCFTVDEGITMADLKGTLAHFAREMFGDDTRVRFRPDFFPFVEPGAEVAISCVMCKGAGCSLCKSSGWLELGGAGMIHPSILERFGYDSERYTGFAFGLGIERMPMLVHAIDDLRLFLENDVRFLKQF from the coding sequence ATGACGCACGAGGCAGTATCACTACAAGAGAAACTGACTTCTCTGCGGATCGAAGCGGAGCGAGCCATAGATGCGGTCGCGACGTCCGCGGACGTGAATGACGTCCAGGTCAAGTATCTCGGGCGCAAGGGCTTGGTGACCGAGTTGTTGCGCTCGGTAGGAGAGGTTCCCGCCGAACAGAGACCTGAGTTCGGCAGAAGGACCAACGAGCTTCGCACCCACCTGGAGGGAAGGCTGGCCGCGAAAGGCGAGTCCATCCGAGCAGACGAAGAGGGCCGTCGTCTCGCGCAGGAGTCGCTCGATGTCACACTGCCGGGACGGATGTTCAGAGTCGGCAGACGCCACCTCCTCACAACCACAATCGAACGAGTCAAGGAGATATTCATCGGGCTTGGCTATGAGGTGCTTGAGAGTCCGGAACTGGAGCAGTACCGATACAACTTCGACTCACTCAACTACCCCGAAGACCACCCCGCTATGGACGAACAGATGTCGTTCTACATAACGGACGACCTTCTGCTCAGGACGCAGACCACGGCACTTCAGGGCCGGGTCTTCGAGACTCGCCAACCGCCGCTGAGAATCGCGACGGTCGGCCGCTGTTTTCGGTATGAAGCAGTGGACGCTACGCACTCGCATACGTTCCAGCAGGTTGACTGTTTCACCGTCGATGAGGGCATCACGATGGCCGACTTGAAGGGCACCCTAGCCCACTTCGCCCGTGAGATGTTCGGCGATGACACCCGCGTGCGGTTCAGACCCGACTTCTTCCCGTTCGTAGAGCCGGGAGCGGAAGTCGCCATCAGTTGCGTGATGTGCAAGGGTGCAGGATGCAGCCTGTGCAAGTCCAGCGGATGGCTGGAGCTCGGAGGCGCTGGGATGATACACCCCAGTATTCTGGAGCGCTTCGGGTACGACTCTGAGAGATACACCGGCTTTGCCTTCGGCCTCGGCATCGAAAGGATGCCGATGCTCGTGCATGCCATTGACGACTTGCGTCTCTTTCTTGAGAACGACGTGCGTTTCTTGAAGCAGTTCTGA
- a CDS encoding HD domain-containing protein: MRRSSKAFSLYSRAVSTIGVAIFIAACFSLLQGRVFSWEWLFFLAVIFVTELFPTKIPDSSIWVTVTVPVVLGMFLSHGLAATIAVSAVPILIASYITQWGPAFGWLTSLVIYNVANHIAAATIASLVYMIVGGPFLRIGSAQAAISLRLILFMLLWAAIYSLTTAIVCATGTSLYHKEPWRVSAHRNLRWSLPDLFVSVCFAAFFVLLYVNYGAVGILLLIIPFLVARQALNLHARYVSTYRETVTALGTYIQHHHMYTKGHLERVADLAERIARQMQLPTQSLMYIKDAGLLHDIGKVGVDETVLDKTGSLNEDDWAMIKQHPARGAEILTQMKYLDCIVPWVRGHHERPDGRGYPDGLTADRIPIEAAVIAAADAYDAMTGADESTTRVYRQPLTTDQALDQVRLGAGTQFDPRVVKAFLTVMDAKE; this comes from the coding sequence TTGCGTAGATCATCCAAGGCTTTTAGTCTTTACTCACGGGCAGTCTCCACGATCGGGGTCGCGATCTTCATAGCGGCCTGTTTCTCACTTCTCCAGGGGCGAGTGTTCTCGTGGGAATGGTTGTTCTTCCTCGCGGTTATTTTCGTAACCGAGTTGTTCCCCACCAAGATCCCGGATTCCAGCATATGGGTAACTGTAACCGTTCCGGTCGTGCTCGGAATGTTTCTCAGCCACGGTCTGGCGGCCACAATTGCCGTAAGCGCCGTGCCGATTCTGATAGCCTCGTACATCACGCAGTGGGGCCCGGCGTTCGGATGGCTGACCTCTCTCGTTATCTACAATGTCGCCAACCACATTGCGGCCGCAACCATCGCGTCGCTCGTGTATATGATCGTCGGCGGTCCATTTCTCCGTATCGGCTCTGCCCAAGCCGCAATAAGCCTGAGGCTGATCCTGTTCATGCTGCTGTGGGCCGCGATCTACAGCCTGACGACAGCGATCGTCTGTGCAACGGGAACGAGTCTCTACCACAAGGAGCCCTGGCGTGTATCGGCACATCGCAACCTGCGCTGGTCGCTTCCGGACTTGTTTGTAAGCGTATGTTTTGCCGCATTCTTCGTCCTTCTATATGTTAACTACGGGGCAGTCGGCATACTGCTCCTGATCATTCCGTTCCTCGTTGCCCGGCAGGCACTCAACCTCCATGCGAGATATGTCTCCACCTACCGCGAGACTGTGACCGCTCTGGGCACGTATATCCAGCATCATCACATGTATACCAAGGGGCATCTCGAACGAGTTGCCGACCTGGCCGAGAGGATCGCCCGCCAGATGCAACTTCCTACTCAGTCGCTGATGTACATCAAGGACGCCGGGCTGCTACACGACATCGGCAAAGTCGGGGTTGATGAGACGGTTCTGGACAAGACCGGCTCACTGAACGAGGATGACTGGGCGATGATCAAGCAGCATCCTGCCCGCGGTGCGGAGATCCTCACCCAGATGAAGTATCTGGACTGCATCGTTCCGTGGGTCAGAGGCCACCACGAACGCCCGGACGGTCGAGGATACCCTGACGGACTCACTGCTGATCGAATCCCTATAGAGGCAGCGGTGATTGCTGCTGCTGATGCGTACGACGCCATGACGGGGGCCGACGAGAGCACGACCCGCGTATACCGTCAGCCTCTGACCACCGATCAGGCTCTGGATCAGGTGCGGCTGGGGGCAGGAACGCAGTTTGATCCCAGGGTCGTGAAGGCGTTCCTGACGGTGATGGACGCAAAGGAGTAG